One Patescibacteria group bacterium genomic region harbors:
- a CDS encoding peptidoglycan bridge formation glycyltransferase FemA/FemB family protein, giving the protein MENLPNDWDVLQKSLGASVLQGMVWSEVQESMGRSAYFERSNHWSWVGFERKSRGLRYLNVPYGPTASLNAKDALESVAAFATQEGFDFVRIEPMGVIGKSDLDSIGAIKTSEVDPEHTQVIDITKPIDALRANLRSGHRSDINGASKRGVEVLSTDSQEGLEIFLGMLRDTAKRAKVTFYPDSYYRQVFKQMSPSGSMKLYLAKADGEPVAGALFYDYNGVRSYAYAGAFQDLNRKHKATVCMMWQAILDAKQSGSTAFDLWGVAPDDNSKHKWAGITSFKKGFGGETVAYLGTYDIPINKPKYKAYRIYKKFRGRS; this is encoded by the coding sequence ATGGAAAATTTACCTAACGATTGGGATGTACTGCAAAAAAGCCTTGGCGCATCTGTGCTTCAGGGCATGGTGTGGTCGGAGGTTCAAGAGTCTATGGGTCGAAGTGCTTATTTCGAAAGATCTAATCACTGGAGCTGGGTTGGGTTTGAGCGTAAATCGCGTGGCCTGAGGTACTTAAATGTGCCCTATGGACCAACCGCCAGTCTTAACGCTAAGGACGCACTGGAATCCGTTGCGGCTTTTGCCACCCAAGAAGGCTTTGATTTTGTTAGAATCGAGCCGATGGGGGTTATTGGTAAATCAGACCTGGATAGTATAGGGGCTATCAAGACATCTGAAGTCGACCCAGAGCACACTCAGGTAATTGATATCACCAAGCCGATCGATGCCCTCAGGGCTAATCTGAGATCTGGTCATCGTTCCGATATAAATGGTGCTAGCAAGCGGGGAGTTGAGGTTTTGTCTACAGACAGTCAGGAAGGCCTCGAAATATTCCTGGGAATGCTGCGAGACACTGCAAAGCGTGCGAAAGTGACTTTTTACCCGGATAGCTACTATCGGCAGGTGTTCAAGCAGATGAGCCCAAGCGGTAGCATGAAGCTGTATTTGGCTAAAGCTGACGGCGAGCCTGTGGCTGGTGCATTGTTTTACGATTATAACGGCGTTAGGAGCTACGCGTATGCTGGGGCTTTTCAGGACCTAAACAGGAAGCACAAGGCCACAGTCTGCATGATGTGGCAGGCTATCCTAGATGCAAAGCAATCTGGTAGTACGGCATTTGATCTCTGGGGAGTCGCACCCGATGATAACTCCAAGCACAAGTGGGCCGGTATAACTTCATTCAAGAAAGGTTTTGGGGGAGAGACTGTGGCCTATTTGGGCACCTATGACATACCGATCAATAAGCCTAAATACAAAGCCTATAGGATTTATAAAAAATTTAGAGGTCGCAGCTAG